A window of Cryptomeria japonica chromosome 3, Sugi_1.0, whole genome shotgun sequence contains these coding sequences:
- the LOC131053323 gene encoding zeatin O-xylosyltransferase codes for MDSDKSGSRKLHVLVVSYPAQGHLNQLLHFSRAIAERGGITVTFAATSTHIHQVLQRLDGWDPQSFDIQFKELPMPMRMPNLSVGELDLQTSHTFPLHLIPLFEALEDFLNPFLDLLMGKICSESNNRVVLVYDAGMAWIQALATKYGIPAYVFIPAGAYQTLWFAYKLSGQTAPLPPVNISLKRCLPERHLEFVSRQSCLREFAKGQILNTCSAMESKFISRLREERIFCGKPVWTLGPLLPPTFFNEDPCSQTQRADRECMRWLDRQLPQSVVYVSFGTMSCFPVLQIRELAEGLERSRLAFLWVLRIPDGAHFSTEGQSDWISKCLPEGYEGRLGGRGFIAGDWVPQLEILFHKAIGGFLSHCGWNSTVESISAGVPMVAWPLHSDQFANSALIEEELKVGVQVKEWRNAEENELVSAEEVEKGLKRLMISEEGMQMRKMAQELRDEARRAVGEGGSSLKDLDSLISHSSGQFSS; via the coding sequence ATGGATTCAGACAAAAGTGGTAGTAGAAAATTACATGTATTGGTGGTGTCATATCCTGCACAGGGCCATCTGAATCAGCTGCTGCATTTCTCCAGAGCAATTGCAGAGAGAGGAGGGATCACTGTAACATTTGCAGCCACATCCACCCATATTCACCAAGTCCTGCAGCGTCTTGATGGGTGGGATCCACAGAGCTTTGATATTCAGTTCAAGGAATTGCCCATGCCCATGCGCATGCCCAATCTCTCTGTTGGGGAACTAGATCTTCAAACCAGTCACACTTTCCCTCTTCATTTGATTCCCCTGTTTGAAGCCCTGGAGGATTTCCTAAACCCATTTCTTGATCTCTTAATGGGCAAAATCTGCTCAGAGAGTAATAACAGGGTAGTGCTAGTCTATGATGCAGGAATGGCATGGATTCAAGCATTGGCCACCAAATATGGAATTCCTGCTTATGTATTCATCCCTGCTGGAGCCTATCAGACCCTCTGGTTTGCCTATAAGTTAAGCGGGCAGACTGCTCCATTGCCCCCTGTTAACATATCACTCAAGCGGTGCCTTCCTGAAAGACACCTAGAGTTTGTGAGTCGCCAAAGTTGTCTGCGAGAGTTTGCCAAGGGCCAAATCTTGAACACCTGCTCTGCAATGGAGTCGAAATTCATTAGTCGACTCAGAGAGGAAAGGATCTTCTGTGGCAAACCTGTGTGGACATTGGGTCCTCTTCTTCCACCCACTTTCTTCAATGAAGATCCATGTTCACAAACACAGAGAGCAGATAGAGAGTGCATGAGATGGTTAGATAGGCAGCTTCCCCAATCTGTTGTCTATGTTTCATTCGGCACCATGTCCTGCTTCCCTGTGTTGCAGATCCGAGAGCTCGCCGAGGGATTGGAGCGAAGTCGATTGGCTTTCTTGTGGGTGCTCAGAATTCCTGATGGTGCACATTTTTCCACAGAAGGGCAGTCGGATTGGATTAGCAAATGTCTGCCTGAAGGGTATGAGGGGCGATTGGGCGGTCGAGGTTTCATTGCAGGGGATTGGGTTCCTCAACTTGAGATCTTATTTCATAAGGCAATAGGGGGATTTTTATCACATTGTGGGTGGAATTCGACTGTGGAGAGCATCAGTGCGGGAGTGCCCATGGTGGCCTGGCCTCTACATTCGGACCAGTTTGCCAACAGTGCCCTAATAGAGGAGGAATTGAAGGTGGGTGTGCAGGTGAAGGAATGGAGAAATGCAGAGGAGAATGAGTTGGTTAGTGCGGAAGAGGTGGAGAAAGGCCTGAAAAGGTTGATGATAAGTGAGGAGGGAATGCAAATGAGAAAGATGGCGCAGGAATTGAGAGATGAAGCTCGGAGAGCAGTGGGTGAAGGAGGATCTTCGTTGAAAGATTTGGATTCACTTATCTCTCACTCCTCTGGACAATTTAGCAGTTAG